A single Hypanus sabinus isolate sHypSab1 chromosome 24, sHypSab1.hap1, whole genome shotgun sequence DNA region contains:
- the LOC132380521 gene encoding histone H2AX, translated as MSGRGKTGGKARAKAKSRSSRAGLQFPVGRVHRLLRKGNYAERVGAGAPVYLAAVLEYLTAEILELAGNAARDNKKTRIIPRHLQLAVRNDEELNKLLGGVTIAQGGVLPNIQAVLLPKKTGGASK; from the coding sequence ATGTCTGGGCGAGGAAAGACCGGTGGTAAAGCTCGGGCCAAGGCCAAGTCTCGTTCCTCTCGGGCCGGGCTGCAGTTCCCGGTGGGCCGTGTCCACAGGCTGCTGAGGAAGGGCAACTACGCCGAGCGGGTGGGCGCCGGGGCCCCGGTCTAtctggctgctgtgctcgagTACCTGACGGCTGAGATCCTGGAGTTGGCCGGCAACGCGGCCCGGGACAATAAGAAGACCCGCATCATCCCCAGGCACCTGCAGCTGGCCGTCCGCAACGACGAGGAACTCAACAAGCTGCTGGGAGGGGTGACCATCGCTCAGGGCGGGGTGCTGCCGAACATCCAGGCCGTGCTGTTGCCCAAGAAGACCGGCGGAGCCAGCAAGTGA